One part of the Coffea eugenioides isolate CCC68of chromosome 10, Ceug_1.0, whole genome shotgun sequence genome encodes these proteins:
- the LOC113750125 gene encoding GDSL esterase/lipase At1g71250 isoform X1 has protein sequence MVNVVAPDRGMLLLSVVIKLTCLVLLIAEYPNGVKAASPPQVSAMFVFGDSLVDNGNNNFINSLAKSNYYPYGCDYDKGPNGRFSNGKTFADVLGELLGVAVAPPPFADPGTSGARLVGGVNYASAAAGILDESGRHYVRGDRYPLSQQVINFESNLSQLRNMMSGPDLTRYLSRALAVMVLGSNDYINNYLMPSLYTSSYNYTPSQFANLLLNHYARQLVALYSAGLRKFFLAGIGPLGCIPNQLATGRAAPGRCVDYVNQILGSFNEGLRRLVDIMNNGTHPGAMFVYGNSYAAIGDIINNPPRYGFSVWDRGCCGIGRNQGQITCLPFVTPCSDRKQYVFWDAFHPTQDVDAILARRAYSGPPSDCHPISVQQLALINF, from the exons ATGGTTAACGTAGTGGCACCTGATAGGGGAATGCTGTTGTTGTCTGTCGTGATCAAACTAACGTGTTTGGTGTTGTTAATTGCTGAATATCCAAATGGTGTCAAAGCTGCTTCGCCGCCGCAGGTTTCGGCCATGTTTGTGTTTGGAGATTCATTGGTTGACAATGGCAACAACAATTTCATCAACTCCCTAGCAAAATCCAACTATTACCCTTATGGCTGCGATTACGACAAAGGCCCCAACGGAAGATTTTCTAATGGCAAAACTTTTGCTGATGTTCTAG GAGAACTATTGGGTGTGGCAGTAGCTCCACCGCCATTCGCAGACCCAGGCACGTCAGGGGCAAGACTTGTTGGGGGAGTTAACTATGCTTCCGCAGCTGCCGGTATCCTGGATGAATCCGGCCGCCACTACGTACGA GGAGATCGGTATCCCCTGAGCCAACAGGTGATCAATTTCGAGAGCAACTTGAGTCAGTTGAGAAACATGATGTCCGGTCCAGACCTCACCCGATACCTGTCCAGAGCCTTAGCAGTAATGGTGCTTGGGAGCAATGACTACATCAACAACTATCTGATGCCATCCCTTTACACTTCCAGCTACAACTACACCCCTTCCCAGTTCGCCAACCTTCTCCTCAATCACTACGCCCGCCAGCTGGTGGCCCTCTACAGCGCCGGGCTCAGAAAGTTTTTTCTGGCTGGCATTGGCCCCCTGGGATGCATCCCCAATCAGCTGGCGACCGGTCGAGCAGCTCCCGGCAGGTGCGTCGACTACGTCAACCAAATCCTTGGTTCTTTCAACGAAGGACTCCGAAGGCTTGTTGACATTATGAACAACGGCACCCACCCCGGTGCAATGTTTGTGTACGGAAATTCCTACGCCGCCATTGGCGACATCATTAACAATCCTCCCAGATACg GTTTTAGCGTTTGGGATAGAGGTTGCTGTGGGATAGGCAGGAATCAGGGGCAGATAACTTGTCTGCCATTTGTGACTCCATGCTCAGATCGAAAGCAATACGTGTTTTGGGATGCATTCCATCCAACTCAAGACGTTGATGCCATCCTCGCACGGAGGGCCTATTCCGGTCCACCTTCCGATTGTCACCCCATCAGCGTCCAACAACTGGCTCTCATTAACTTCTGA
- the LOC113750125 gene encoding GDSL esterase/lipase At1g71250 isoform X2 — protein sequence MVNVVAPDRGMLLLSVVIKLTCLVLLIAEYPNGVKAASPPQVSAMFVFGDSLVDNGNNNFINSLAKSNYYPYGCDYDKGPNGRFSNGKTFADVLGELLGVAVAPPPFADPGTSGARLVGGVNYASAAAGILDESGRHYGDRYPLSQQVINFESNLSQLRNMMSGPDLTRYLSRALAVMVLGSNDYINNYLMPSLYTSSYNYTPSQFANLLLNHYARQLVALYSAGLRKFFLAGIGPLGCIPNQLATGRAAPGRCVDYVNQILGSFNEGLRRLVDIMNNGTHPGAMFVYGNSYAAIGDIINNPPRYGFSVWDRGCCGIGRNQGQITCLPFVTPCSDRKQYVFWDAFHPTQDVDAILARRAYSGPPSDCHPISVQQLALINF from the exons ATGGTTAACGTAGTGGCACCTGATAGGGGAATGCTGTTGTTGTCTGTCGTGATCAAACTAACGTGTTTGGTGTTGTTAATTGCTGAATATCCAAATGGTGTCAAAGCTGCTTCGCCGCCGCAGGTTTCGGCCATGTTTGTGTTTGGAGATTCATTGGTTGACAATGGCAACAACAATTTCATCAACTCCCTAGCAAAATCCAACTATTACCCTTATGGCTGCGATTACGACAAAGGCCCCAACGGAAGATTTTCTAATGGCAAAACTTTTGCTGATGTTCTAG GAGAACTATTGGGTGTGGCAGTAGCTCCACCGCCATTCGCAGACCCAGGCACGTCAGGGGCAAGACTTGTTGGGGGAGTTAACTATGCTTCCGCAGCTGCCGGTATCCTGGATGAATCCGGCCGCCACTAC GGAGATCGGTATCCCCTGAGCCAACAGGTGATCAATTTCGAGAGCAACTTGAGTCAGTTGAGAAACATGATGTCCGGTCCAGACCTCACCCGATACCTGTCCAGAGCCTTAGCAGTAATGGTGCTTGGGAGCAATGACTACATCAACAACTATCTGATGCCATCCCTTTACACTTCCAGCTACAACTACACCCCTTCCCAGTTCGCCAACCTTCTCCTCAATCACTACGCCCGCCAGCTGGTGGCCCTCTACAGCGCCGGGCTCAGAAAGTTTTTTCTGGCTGGCATTGGCCCCCTGGGATGCATCCCCAATCAGCTGGCGACCGGTCGAGCAGCTCCCGGCAGGTGCGTCGACTACGTCAACCAAATCCTTGGTTCTTTCAACGAAGGACTCCGAAGGCTTGTTGACATTATGAACAACGGCACCCACCCCGGTGCAATGTTTGTGTACGGAAATTCCTACGCCGCCATTGGCGACATCATTAACAATCCTCCCAGATACg GTTTTAGCGTTTGGGATAGAGGTTGCTGTGGGATAGGCAGGAATCAGGGGCAGATAACTTGTCTGCCATTTGTGACTCCATGCTCAGATCGAAAGCAATACGTGTTTTGGGATGCATTCCATCCAACTCAAGACGTTGATGCCATCCTCGCACGGAGGGCCTATTCCGGTCCACCTTCCGATTGTCACCCCATCAGCGTCCAACAACTGGCTCTCATTAACTTCTGA
- the LOC113748665 gene encoding DNA repair RAD52-like protein 1, mitochondrial: protein MAGGRLQTTAINSLLKGGRGSDCFSKLLGSRQQQQRSIAAKPKTFDTAAVAHTDSSSSADADAAYPKQSDFPHHHHHDAVDSGGVPTSGISRPLSEILKELNKKVPDSLISARTEPNGFSVKYIPWHIVNRILNLHAPEWSGEVRSITYSADGKSVSVIYRVTLYGTDAEIYRESTGTASVGEPGYGDAVQKAEAMAFRRACARFGLGLHLYHEDAL, encoded by the exons ATGGCGGGGGGGCGTTTGCAAACAACTGCAATAAATTCTCTACTTAAAGGAGGCAGAGGCAGCGACTGCTTCAGTAAACTGCTTGGCAGTAGGCAGCAGCAGCAGCGCTCCATCGCTGCCAAACCTAAAACTTTTGACACTGCTGCTGTTGCTCATACTGATTCATCATCATCAGCTGATGCTGATGCTGCTTATCCAAAGCAATCTGATTtcccccaccaccaccaccacgaCGCCGTCGATTCCGGTGGGGTGCCCACTTCAGGAATAAGCAGACCCCTTTCGGAAATCTTGAAAGAGCTCAACAAGAAAGTACCAGATTCTCTCATCAGTGCCCGCACCGAACCCAATGGCTTCTCCGTCAAATACATCCCCTG GCACATAGTCAATCGGATTTTGAACTTGCATGCTCCAG AGTGGTCTGGTGAAGTTCGGAGCATCACTTATTCAGCTGATGGGAAGTCAGTTTCTGTCATTTATCGTGTAACATTGTATGGAACTGATGCAGAG ATATATCGGGAGTCAACAGGAACTGCGTCTGTAGGTGAACCGGGTTATGGGGATGCAGTGCAGAAGGCAGAAGCAATGGCATTTCGTCGAGCATGTGCTCGCTTTGGGCTGGGGCTTCATCTTTATCACGAGGACGCGCTGTGA